From the Leptospira sp. WS60.C2 genome, one window contains:
- a CDS encoding alpha/beta fold hydrolase codes for MIHSEIRNSSTIFTTLETGSGDPVLFLHGFPDNHKTFYPIMESVAKKGFHCIAPVMRGYEPSTISHSNKLHVVDLVNDLLGWMDDRRWDSVHLVGHNWGAIVSYAAGMYYPNRINSITSLGVPLLKTFQDSFLWAPLQTLHSWYIALFQIPYIAELTIRSNQFALVDFLWKEWSPGFTPNQDHLAEIKANFQNPGILSSALAYYRNLNDLFTEAGRESLMGIFDTHITVPTQVLYGLNDGCFHKNLFEHLLDESDFPRGFRKIGFDHAGHFLHWEKREEVTKLILDWLEKNR; via the coding sequence ATGATTCATTCCGAGATTAGAAATTCCTCTACTATTTTTACCACCTTAGAAACGGGTTCTGGAGACCCAGTTCTCTTTTTACACGGATTTCCAGACAATCATAAAACGTTTTATCCCATCATGGAATCCGTCGCAAAAAAAGGATTTCATTGCATAGCTCCCGTTATGCGAGGCTATGAACCGTCCACCATCTCACATTCCAATAAATTACATGTTGTCGATTTGGTGAACGATCTACTTGGTTGGATGGATGATCGTAGATGGGATTCTGTTCATTTAGTAGGACACAATTGGGGAGCCATTGTATCTTATGCGGCTGGTATGTACTATCCAAACCGAATTAACTCGATCACAAGTTTGGGTGTTCCACTTTTGAAAACCTTCCAAGATTCTTTTTTATGGGCTCCCTTACAAACCTTGCATTCATGGTATATTGCACTATTCCAAATTCCTTATATCGCAGAACTAACGATTCGATCCAATCAATTCGCCTTGGTTGATTTTTTATGGAAAGAATGGTCGCCAGGATTCACTCCCAACCAAGATCATCTTGCTGAAATCAAAGCCAACTTCCAAAACCCAGGAATCCTTTCTTCTGCTCTTGCGTATTATCGGAATCTAAATGATCTTTTTACAGAAGCAGGACGAGAGAGTCTTATGGGTATTTTTGATACACACATCACAGTGCCGACTCAAGTTCTATATGGCCTGAACGATGGCTGCTTTCATAAAAATCTTTTCGAACATCTGCTTGATGAATCCGATTTTCCTCGTGGTTTTCGTAAAATCGGATTTGATCACGCAGGCCATTTTCTCCATTGGGAAAAAAGAGAAGAAGTCACCAAACTTATCTTAGATTGGTTAGAAAAAAATCGCTAG
- a CDS encoding DUF2892 domain-containing protein, with translation MFQNMGLYDRIIRVVVGLVLGGLYLGGVVEGTTAIVLFVIGLVMIATSAIGFCPAYLPFKISTKGK, from the coding sequence ATGTTTCAAAATATGGGTTTATACGACAGAATCATTCGGGTAGTAGTGGGGTTGGTGTTAGGTGGATTGTATTTGGGTGGAGTTGTAGAAGGAACGACAGCGATTGTTTTATTTGTGATCGGCCTTGTGATGATTGCGACTTCTGCCATTGGATTTTGCCCAGCCTATCTACCATTTAAAATTTCTACGAAAGGGAAATAA